In the Variovorax sp. S12S4 genome, one interval contains:
- the oxlT gene encoding oxalate/formate MFS antiporter, protein MNPTSPTYISSGAPPRLIDNRWLQLVVGIVCMIATANIQYAWTLFVPEIQGKFGWERASIQVAFTIFVLVQTWLAPIEGYFIDKFGPRLIVAFGALFIGAAWVINSQATTLMGFYIGAAVGGIGVGSIYATCINNALKWFPDRRGLAVGLTAGGYGAGSAATILPIAAMIESSGFQQAFMFFGLLQGSLAFAAAWFLRAPKGNEVRGSTKLAQSRRDYTLGEALRTPLFWLMILMFSCVVTGGMMAVAQLGVIAQDLGVKNFKVDLYFVTMAALPLALMLDRVMNGISRPLFGWISDHIGREKTMVIAFTLEGIGIIALGYFGHNPWAFLILSGVVFLAWGEVYSLFSALAGDAFGTKHIGKIYGVLYCAKGIGALFVPLGNLMMEATGTWSTVLYTVAALDLFAAFLAIVALRPMLARHTASNIGVVCVFAGA, encoded by the coding sequence ATGAACCCCACTTCCCCGACATACATCTCATCCGGCGCGCCGCCGCGATTGATCGACAACCGCTGGCTGCAGCTGGTGGTCGGCATCGTCTGCATGATTGCCACGGCCAACATCCAGTACGCGTGGACGCTGTTCGTGCCGGAAATCCAGGGCAAGTTCGGCTGGGAGCGTGCGTCGATCCAGGTCGCCTTCACCATCTTCGTGCTGGTGCAGACCTGGCTCGCGCCCATCGAGGGCTACTTCATCGACAAGTTCGGACCGCGCCTGATCGTGGCCTTTGGCGCGCTGTTCATCGGCGCGGCCTGGGTCATCAACTCGCAGGCCACCACGCTGATGGGCTTCTACATCGGTGCGGCCGTCGGCGGCATTGGCGTGGGCTCCATCTATGCCACCTGCATCAACAACGCGCTCAAGTGGTTCCCCGATCGTCGCGGCCTGGCGGTGGGCCTGACGGCCGGCGGCTACGGCGCCGGTTCGGCCGCCACCATCCTGCCGATTGCGGCAATGATCGAATCGTCGGGCTTCCAGCAAGCCTTCATGTTCTTCGGCCTGCTGCAGGGCTCGCTGGCCTTTGCCGCGGCCTGGTTCCTGCGCGCGCCCAAGGGCAACGAAGTGCGCGGCTCGACCAAGCTTGCGCAGAGCCGCCGCGACTACACGCTGGGCGAGGCGCTTCGCACGCCGCTGTTCTGGCTGATGATCTTGATGTTCTCGTGCGTGGTTACCGGCGGCATGATGGCCGTGGCCCAACTGGGCGTGATTGCACAGGACCTGGGCGTGAAGAACTTCAAGGTCGACCTGTACTTCGTCACCATGGCCGCACTGCCGCTCGCGCTGATGCTCGACCGCGTCATGAACGGCATCTCGCGTCCGCTGTTCGGCTGGATCTCCGACCACATCGGCCGCGAGAAGACCATGGTGATCGCCTTCACGCTGGAAGGCATCGGCATCATCGCGCTGGGCTACTTCGGCCACAACCCGTGGGCCTTCCTGATCCTGTCGGGCGTGGTCTTCCTGGCCTGGGGCGAGGTGTATTCGCTGTTCTCCGCACTCGCGGGCGATGCGTTCGGCACCAAGCACATCGGCAAGATCTACGGCGTGCTGTACTGCGCGAAGGGCATCGGCGCGCTGTTCGTGCCACTCGGCAACCTGATGATGGAAGCGACCGGCACCTGGTCGACCGTGCTCTACACGGTGGCGGCTCTCGACCTGTTCGCCGCCTTCCTGGCCATCGTCGCGCTGCGGCCGATGCTGGCAAGGCACACGGCCAGCAATATCGGCGTCGTATGCGTCTTCGCCGGCGCCTGA
- a CDS encoding response regulator transcription factor gives MSTIAEPSAPAPHAAPRIRVLIADDQALIRRGMAMLLDAALDIEVVGQAADGIEAVELARRLLPDVVLMDLHMPRKGGVLATREISAALPHTRVMVLTTFDRDDLVFDAVRAGAQAYLLKDASEEEVLDTVRAVHRGESRLTPQIARKVMDQFRLLADRVAQEPPPAPAPDLRAEPQATVPGELLGPDAATKPLTDREAAVLELIAKGYGNRQIATALNLAEGTAKNHVSRIMQKLHANTRTELAVLVLKK, from the coding sequence ATGAGCACCATTGCCGAGCCGTCGGCGCCCGCGCCGCATGCCGCGCCGCGGATTCGCGTGCTGATTGCCGACGACCAGGCACTCATCCGCCGCGGCATGGCCATGCTGCTCGATGCCGCGTTGGACATCGAAGTGGTCGGCCAGGCGGCCGACGGCATCGAAGCCGTGGAGCTGGCCCGCCGCCTGCTGCCCGACGTGGTGCTGATGGACCTGCACATGCCGCGCAAGGGCGGCGTGCTCGCCACGCGCGAGATCTCGGCTGCGCTGCCGCACACGCGCGTGATGGTGCTGACCACCTTCGACCGCGACGACCTCGTCTTCGACGCGGTGCGCGCCGGCGCGCAGGCCTATCTTCTCAAGGACGCCTCGGAGGAAGAGGTGCTGGACACCGTGCGGGCGGTGCACCGCGGCGAGTCACGGCTCACGCCGCAAATCGCTCGCAAGGTGATGGACCAGTTCCGGCTCCTGGCCGACCGCGTTGCGCAGGAGCCGCCGCCCGCGCCTGCGCCGGACCTGCGCGCCGAACCGCAGGCCACCGTTCCCGGCGAGTTGTTGGGGCCCGATGCGGCAACCAAGCCGCTGACCGACCGCGAGGCCGCCGTGCTCGAGCTGATTGCCAAGGGCTACGGCAATCGCCAGATTGCCACGGCGCTCAACCTGGCCGAGGGAACGGCGAAGAACCACGTCAGCCGGATCATGCAAAAGCTTCACGCGAACACACGCACCGAACTGGCTGTGCTGGTGTTGAAGAAATAA
- a CDS encoding DUF1330 domain-containing protein, with protein MAKAYWVSAYRAVKDADKLAAYAKLAGPAIAAGGGRFLARGMPAQVYEYGLAERTVLIEFDSVERARAVHDSPDYQAALAALADGAERDLRIIEGV; from the coding sequence ATGGCAAAAGCCTATTGGGTCAGCGCGTACCGTGCCGTCAAGGATGCCGACAAACTCGCGGCCTATGCAAAACTCGCCGGCCCCGCAATCGCTGCGGGCGGCGGGCGTTTCCTGGCGCGGGGCATGCCCGCCCAGGTTTATGAATACGGCCTGGCCGAGCGCACCGTGCTGATCGAATTCGACAGCGTCGAACGGGCCCGCGCCGTGCATGACAGCCCCGACTACCAGGCCGCGCTCGCCGCGCTGGCCGACGGCGCCGAGCGGGACCTGCGGATCATCGAAGGCGTTTGA
- a CDS encoding tannase/feruloyl esterase family alpha/beta hydrolase: protein MVASDSGHQGSGLSADFALTDTFAAQLFGSLSVPTVMSTATETLATAYGALPAKSYFEGCSNGGREALMAVQRSPNLFDGVIARAPAYNWVGFMGAFNRNSRALAAPGGAFSAAKTALLSTQVRNACDALDGITDGVVSNQAACTPAVVNVAALRCAGGGDTGDSCLSDAQLDVVASWTTEAAFTGSPTFRNAGWNLTGNEDDPGAWRTWLTGDGNVTMALQFLFQDTTVKNYLARDRTVDSLAYTPWDQNQNALYAMAALNDATNADIRPFINSGGKLILWHGGNDAALSARSTVEYHANMRNAVGAPAADASTRFYVAPGVNHCAGGPGADSADLLTALDQWVTKSAAPATLVAEKRDADGAVVLSRPLCQYPQYPRYTGPANDAAASRLAANYACTS, encoded by the coding sequence GTGGTCGCCAGCGACTCCGGCCATCAGGGCAGTGGATTGAGCGCGGACTTCGCGCTGACCGACACCTTTGCCGCCCAGCTGTTCGGCAGCCTCTCGGTACCCACGGTGATGTCGACCGCCACGGAGACGCTGGCGACCGCCTACGGAGCGTTGCCGGCCAAGTCGTACTTCGAGGGCTGCTCGAACGGCGGACGGGAAGCGTTGATGGCGGTGCAGCGCTCGCCGAACCTCTTCGACGGCGTGATTGCGCGCGCACCCGCCTACAACTGGGTCGGGTTCATGGGTGCCTTCAACCGGAACTCCAGGGCGCTTGCCGCACCCGGCGGTGCATTCAGCGCCGCCAAGACGGCCCTTCTGAGCACGCAGGTGCGAAACGCCTGCGACGCGCTCGACGGCATCACCGATGGTGTTGTGTCGAACCAGGCCGCGTGCACGCCGGCGGTTGTCAACGTTGCCGCGCTGCGCTGTGCCGGCGGGGGCGATACCGGCGACAGCTGCCTCTCGGATGCGCAGCTCGACGTGGTGGCTTCGTGGACGACCGAAGCCGCGTTCACCGGCAGCCCCACCTTCCGCAATGCGGGTTGGAACCTGACAGGCAACGAGGACGACCCGGGCGCCTGGCGCACCTGGCTCACAGGCGACGGCAACGTCACCATGGCGCTGCAGTTCCTGTTTCAGGACACGACCGTCAAGAACTACCTCGCCCGCGACCGCACAGTCGATTCGCTGGCCTACACGCCCTGGGACCAGAACCAGAACGCCCTCTATGCCATGGCCGCACTCAACGACGCGACCAATGCGGACATCCGGCCGTTCATCAACAGCGGCGGCAAGCTCATCTTGTGGCACGGCGGAAACGATGCCGCGCTCAGCGCCCGGTCGACCGTCGAGTACCACGCGAACATGCGAAACGCGGTGGGCGCCCCGGCCGCCGACGCGTCCACGCGCTTCTACGTGGCGCCGGGGGTGAACCACTGCGCCGGAGGACCGGGTGCCGATTCGGCAGACCTGCTGACGGCACTCGACCAATGGGTGACCAAGAGCGCGGCACCGGCCACGCTGGTCGCGGAAAAGCGCGACGCCGATGGTGCGGTTGTGCTCAGCCGGCCGTTGTGCCAGTACCCGCAATACCCGCGGTACACGGGGCCGGCCAACGATGCTGCAGCGTCCCGGTTGGCGGCCAACTACGCCTGCACATCCTGA
- a CDS encoding tannase/feruloyl esterase family alpha/beta hydrolase → MKLHAAAVSVAMLAACGGGSDNGTPFFPLPAPPAAQPGNPPPAPPVVTAQKACSDLNGKTVAGAALTAVMEAASAGTPVYCKVTGTIAPALNFQISLPAAWNGKLYYQGGGGYNGAISPPGHRH, encoded by the coding sequence GTGAAGCTCCATGCTGCTGCTGTCAGCGTGGCAATGCTGGCGGCCTGCGGCGGCGGCTCCGACAACGGCACGCCCTTCTTTCCGCTTCCTGCCCCTCCGGCGGCACAACCCGGAAACCCGCCACCCGCACCGCCGGTTGTCACGGCTCAAAAGGCATGCAGTGACCTGAACGGAAAAACCGTTGCAGGCGCCGCGCTGACGGCCGTGATGGAAGCGGCATCGGCAGGCACGCCCGTGTACTGCAAGGTCACCGGCACGATCGCGCCGGCGCTGAACTTCCAGATCTCCCTGCCGGCGGCGTGGAACGGCAAGCTCTACTACCAGGGCGGGGGCGGCTACAACGGCGCCATTTCGCCCCCGGGGCACCGGCACTGA
- a CDS encoding Crp/Fnr family transcriptional regulator: MLPAKELNAFFERCIWPRALTQAERTKAFEALYVRHHEAHSYVCQRDEIADSWIGVLEGFLRVQDTTVDGRLIMFTGVAASGWIGEGSLLKPEHRRYEVMATRPTITVHLPRATFSWLLDRSIPFNHFMLSHLNERLGQFIAMVKFDRLLEPTARVARGISSLFHPVLYPNTDSTLRINQEEIGLLVGISRQRVNIALTELETAGLIQRGYGYITVMDRQALARYP, encoded by the coding sequence ATGCTGCCGGCCAAGGAACTGAATGCCTTCTTCGAGCGCTGCATCTGGCCGCGCGCACTGACGCAGGCAGAGCGAACGAAGGCGTTCGAGGCCCTGTACGTCCGTCACCATGAAGCGCACTCGTATGTGTGCCAGCGCGACGAAATAGCCGACAGCTGGATTGGCGTGCTGGAAGGTTTTCTTCGTGTGCAGGACACCACGGTGGACGGCCGCCTGATCATGTTCACGGGCGTCGCGGCCAGCGGATGGATCGGCGAAGGATCGCTGCTGAAGCCCGAGCACCGCAGGTACGAGGTCATGGCAACGCGGCCGACCATCACGGTCCACCTGCCGAGGGCCACGTTCTCGTGGTTGCTCGACCGAAGTATTCCGTTCAACCATTTCATGCTTTCTCATTTGAACGAGCGGCTGGGGCAGTTCATTGCCATGGTGAAGTTCGACCGGCTGCTCGAACCGACGGCGCGCGTGGCGCGCGGCATCTCCAGCCTCTTCCATCCGGTGCTTTACCCGAACACCGATTCCACGCTGCGGATCAATCAGGAGGAGATCGGGCTGCTGGTCGGCATCTCGCGCCAACGCGTCAACATCGCGTTGACCGAACTCGAAACCGCGGGCCTCATCCAGCGGGGCTACGGCTACATCACGGTGATGGACAGGCAAGCACTTGCCAGGTATCCGTAG
- a CDS encoding tyrosine-type recombinase/integrase: protein MHRELPKFLSKEQIRSLLSAATNPHHKMIVRLGFQTGLRREEIATFPVAYVINPQNVGGSSRRIRVRLDPHDRHGMRCKGGKSRDIFVSRALMSDLYHYVVHVRGERASLSSRENPQLFLNHRGEPFSSGGKGLERIVRSLGLKVGLRVHPHMLRHTYATHTLSDMQHAEAGVDPLVYVQRQLGHESIQTTMVYLHLVSERAERAVLAYDDEISGWSNG from the coding sequence GTGCACCGTGAGCTTCCAAAGTTTCTTTCGAAAGAGCAAATCCGGAGTCTGCTTTCGGCCGCCACCAACCCACACCATAAGATGATCGTCCGGCTTGGGTTTCAGACTGGCCTTCGTCGAGAGGAAATCGCCACGTTTCCTGTCGCCTACGTTATCAATCCGCAGAATGTCGGCGGGAGCAGCCGCAGAATTCGAGTCCGCCTCGACCCTCATGACAGACACGGCATGCGGTGCAAGGGCGGCAAATCCCGTGACATCTTCGTCAGCCGTGCGTTGATGTCCGACCTTTATCACTACGTTGTACACGTGCGTGGCGAAAGGGCGAGTCTAAGTTCCAGAGAGAACCCACAGCTTTTCCTCAATCATCGGGGGGAGCCATTCTCATCAGGCGGCAAGGGACTGGAGCGCATCGTACGCAGCTTGGGACTGAAGGTGGGACTGCGAGTGCATCCGCATATGTTGCGGCACACCTATGCGACCCATACCCTTAGCGATATGCAGCACGCAGAAGCTGGCGTCGATCCACTGGTTTACGTCCAGCGACAGCTGGGGCATGAATCCATTCAGACAACGATGGTCTACCTGCACTTGGTTAGCGAGCGGGCGGAACGCGCAGTGCTCGCGTACGACGACGAGATTAGTGGTTGGAGCAACGGATGA